One genomic window of Hymenobacter sp. J193 includes the following:
- a CDS encoding sensor histidine kinase has translation MALAGFPVRQYLSARAGRVLRHLVLWGLFVGYEYAVFSQWQESPLVTWGFVVKDTLATVAGFYFFSLVMLPRWLLGRRWGLTLLGIVGIYYGWALLSYAYYALLDAHGLISKDAYSYMHRFLDGSLWQGVFSWRSVSMGLSDFVVTVVPPILLRFIQFLLRSSNRSLHLQRENLHLEVNFLKAQVNPHFLFNTLNNLYLMVVKQDERAPDMVQHLAHLMHYTVYEAEAALVPLRQELGFLEAYLELERLRYGQKVSIRYQPPTAGTHLLVTPLLFFPFVENAFKHGVDSSLDASWVTITLDVVGQELRFAVRNSFSPGAPERAFGGVGIANVRKRLALHYAPQDYQLTITQDPDAHTYAVNLTLHLTSAPVPAALLTPASAL, from the coding sequence ATGGCCCTGGCTGGTTTTCCCGTTCGGCAATACCTGAGTGCTCGGGCTGGCCGCGTGCTCCGGCACCTGGTGCTCTGGGGCCTGTTTGTGGGCTACGAGTACGCCGTGTTCAGCCAGTGGCAGGAAAGCCCGCTGGTTACCTGGGGCTTCGTGGTCAAGGACACGCTGGCCACGGTGGCCGGGTTCTACTTTTTCTCCCTGGTGATGCTGCCGCGCTGGCTGCTGGGGCGGCGCTGGGGGCTCACCTTGCTGGGCATTGTAGGCATTTACTACGGGTGGGCGCTGCTTTCCTACGCCTACTACGCTCTGCTCGACGCCCACGGCCTCATTTCCAAGGATGCCTACAGCTACATGCACCGCTTTCTGGATGGGAGCCTCTGGCAGGGCGTGTTCTCCTGGCGCAGCGTGAGCATGGGCCTGAGCGACTTCGTGGTGACGGTGGTGCCGCCCATTCTGCTGCGCTTTATTCAGTTTCTGCTGCGCAGCAGCAACCGCAGCCTGCACCTGCAGCGCGAAAACCTCCACCTGGAAGTCAACTTCCTCAAAGCCCAGGTGAACCCGCACTTTCTCTTCAACACCCTCAACAACCTGTACCTGATGGTGGTGAAGCAGGACGAGCGCGCCCCCGACATGGTGCAGCACCTGGCCCACCTGATGCACTACACCGTGTATGAGGCCGAGGCGGCCCTGGTGCCGCTCCGCCAGGAGCTCGGGTTTCTGGAGGCGTACCTGGAGCTGGAGCGCCTGCGCTATGGCCAGAAGGTCAGCATCCGCTACCAGCCGCCCACCGCCGGCACCCACCTGCTCGTCACGCCCCTGCTGTTCTTTCCGTTCGTGGAAAATGCCTTCAAGCATGGCGTCGACAGCAGCCTCGATGCCTCCTGGGTAACTATTACGCTGGACGTGGTAGGCCAGGAGTTGCGCTTTGCGGTGCGCAACAGCTTCAGCCCGGGGGCGCCTGAGCGGGCGTTTGGGGGCGTGGGCATTGCCAACGTGCGCAAGCGCCTGGCCTTGCACTACGCACCCCAGGACTACCAGCTCACCATCACCCAAGACCCCGACGCCCACACCTACGCCGTAAACCTCACCCTGCACCTGACTTCGGCTCCCGTGCCCGCTGCACTGCTTACTCCTGCTTCTGCCTTATGA
- a CDS encoding response regulator transcription factor yields the protein MKVLLVEDEPQLASFIKKGFEHEGYELTVAYDGRTGWSLYQQQPYDLVVLDVNLPYLNGVELCRHIRAARHRVPVLMLTALDSLADKEAGFEAGADDYLAKPFAFRELLLRARALTKRYAETGAPQLLRLADLELNLDSKIVTRAGQRIDLTTREYSLLEHLLLNQGRIVSRVDIAERVWEVDFDTTTNIIDVYVGYLRKKIDKGFEPKLIHTVVGMGYVMREQ from the coding sequence ATGAAAGTTCTGCTGGTGGAAGACGAGCCCCAACTGGCTTCCTTTATCAAAAAGGGGTTTGAGCACGAAGGCTACGAGCTGACGGTGGCCTACGATGGGCGCACGGGCTGGTCGCTGTACCAGCAGCAGCCCTACGACCTGGTGGTGCTCGACGTGAACCTCCCCTACCTCAACGGGGTGGAGTTGTGCCGCCACATCCGCGCGGCCCGGCACCGCGTGCCGGTTCTCATGCTCACGGCCCTCGACAGCTTGGCCGACAAGGAAGCCGGCTTCGAGGCCGGGGCCGACGACTATCTGGCCAAGCCTTTCGCCTTCCGGGAGCTGCTGCTGCGGGCCCGGGCCCTGACCAAGCGTTACGCCGAAACGGGCGCCCCCCAGTTGCTGCGCCTGGCCGACCTGGAGCTGAACCTGGACTCGAAAATTGTGACCCGGGCCGGGCAGCGCATCGACCTGACCACCCGCGAATACTCGCTGCTGGAGCACCTGCTGCTCAACCAGGGCCGCATCGTGTCGCGCGTCGACATTGCCGAGCGAGTGTGGGAAGTGGACTTCGACACCACCACCAACATCATCGACGTGTACGTGGGCTACCTGCGCAAGAAGATCGACAAGGGCTTCGAGCCCAAGCTCATTCATACCGTGGTGGGCATGGGCTACGTGATGCGGGAGCAATAA
- a CDS encoding zinc-dependent alcohol dehydrogenase, producing the protein MLAMDYRGPKRVRAVQKPMPEIKHPQDAIVRVLRTCICGSDLHLYNGNVPDTRVGTTFGHEFVGEVVEIGSEVTKLKTGDRVLVPFNIACGECHFCRQGMYGNCHESNTEATAVGAIFGYSHTAGGYDGGQAEYARVPYANVGPTIIPEGMDLDDAVLLTDVVPTGYQAAEMAGIQTGDTVVVFGAGPVGIMAARCAWLFGAGRVIIIDKEEYRLDFARNYSYCEAYNFEEIGDPVVFIKKITDWIGADCVIDAVGAEAAGNAMQTITGRKLLLQAGSATAVHWAINSVKKGGVVSIVGVYGPTDNLIPIGNVLNKGLTIRANQASVKRLLPRLIQHVQNGTLNPKGLITHRIPLAEVADGYRMFSAKLDNCIKPVLIP; encoded by the coding sequence ATGCTCGCAATGGACTACCGAGGCCCGAAAAGGGTCCGTGCCGTGCAGAAACCGATGCCGGAAATCAAGCACCCGCAGGATGCTATTGTGCGGGTGCTGCGTACCTGCATCTGCGGCTCCGACTTACACCTTTACAACGGTAACGTGCCCGATACCCGCGTGGGCACCACCTTCGGCCACGAGTTTGTGGGGGAAGTGGTGGAAATCGGCTCGGAAGTTACCAAGCTGAAAACCGGCGACCGGGTACTGGTACCCTTCAACATTGCCTGCGGGGAGTGTCACTTCTGTCGGCAGGGCATGTACGGCAACTGCCACGAGTCGAATACCGAAGCTACGGCCGTAGGTGCCATCTTCGGCTACTCGCACACCGCCGGCGGCTACGACGGCGGCCAGGCTGAGTATGCCCGGGTGCCCTACGCCAACGTGGGCCCCACCATCATCCCCGAGGGAATGGACCTCGACGACGCTGTGCTGCTAACTGACGTTGTGCCCACCGGCTACCAGGCCGCCGAAATGGCTGGCATCCAGACCGGCGACACCGTAGTGGTATTTGGTGCTGGCCCGGTTGGCATTATGGCTGCCCGCTGCGCCTGGCTGTTTGGCGCCGGCCGGGTCATTATCATCGATAAGGAAGAGTACCGCCTTGACTTTGCCCGCAACTACTCCTACTGTGAGGCTTACAACTTCGAGGAAATCGGCGACCCGGTGGTGTTCATCAAGAAGATTACCGATTGGATTGGGGCCGACTGCGTGATTGATGCCGTAGGTGCCGAAGCTGCCGGCAACGCCATGCAGACTATCACGGGCCGCAAGCTGCTGCTGCAGGCCGGCTCGGCCACGGCCGTGCACTGGGCTATCAACTCGGTTAAGAAAGGCGGCGTGGTGTCCATCGTGGGGGTTTACGGCCCGACCGATAACCTCATCCCGATTGGCAACGTGCTGAATAAGGGCCTGACTATCCGCGCCAACCAGGCGTCGGTGAAGCGCCTGCTGCCGCGCCTGATCCAGCACGTGCAGAACGGTACGCTCAACCCCAAAGGGTTGATTACTCACCGCATTCCGCTGGCGGAAGTGGCCGATGGCTACCGCATGTTCTCGGCTAAGCTCGACAACTGCATCAAGCCCGTGTTGATTCCCTAA
- a CDS encoding LytTR family DNA-binding domain-containing protein, protein MINCLIIDDEPFARELLQSYVAQMPSLHLVASCEHVFEALEVLQQQRIDLLFSDINMPQVNGLEFIRSLHNAPYVIFVTASPHHALEGYELDALDYVVKPVSFPRFMKAVNKALTVVNSRPVAVAAPEPQFLFVKEGHSLRRVLFDEIYYIEGMKDYIRIVLKNQMIITYLRMSRVEDQLPASRFIRIQKSYIVRTDAIRAISGNEVELYDLPEKLPIGKQHKEALLAQFGL, encoded by the coding sequence ATGATCAACTGCCTGATAATCGACGATGAGCCGTTTGCCCGCGAGCTGCTGCAAAGCTACGTGGCCCAGATGCCCAGCCTGCACCTGGTGGCCAGCTGCGAGCATGTGTTCGAGGCCCTGGAGGTGCTCCAGCAGCAGCGCATCGACCTGCTGTTTTCCGACATCAACATGCCCCAGGTCAACGGACTGGAGTTTATCCGTTCCCTGCACAACGCGCCCTACGTCATCTTCGTCACGGCCTCGCCCCACCACGCCCTGGAAGGCTACGAGCTCGACGCGCTGGACTATGTGGTGAAGCCCGTGTCATTCCCACGCTTTATGAAGGCTGTGAACAAAGCCCTGACGGTGGTCAACAGTCGCCCGGTGGCGGTGGCGGCGCCGGAGCCGCAGTTTCTGTTCGTGAAGGAAGGCCACTCCCTGCGGCGGGTGCTGTTCGATGAAATTTACTACATCGAGGGCATGAAGGACTACATCCGCATCGTGCTCAAAAACCAGATGATCATCACCTACCTGCGCATGAGCCGGGTGGAAGATCAGCTGCCGGCTTCGCGCTTTATCCGCATCCAGAAGTCCTACATCGTGCGCACCGACGCCATCCGGGCCATCAGCGGCAACGAAGTAGAGCTCTACGACCTGCCCGAGAAGCTGCCCATCGGCAAGCAGCACAAAGAAGCTCTGCTAGCCCAGTTCGGGTTGTAG
- a CDS encoding Mrp/NBP35 family ATP-binding protein, with the protein MATITKEDVLKALSYVEEPDLGKDLVTLNMIEDVQISGRTISFTVVLTTPACPLKQLIHDACVRAIHTMVDAEAEVVVVMTSRVTTMRQNRDLLPGVKNIIAIASGKGGVGKSTVTANLAIALAKSGAKVGLVDADISGPSMPLMFGVMDERPHVFQGPDGKNLIQPVVAHGVKLMSIGFLAPAESAIVWRGPMASSALKQFITEVDWGELDYLLLDMPPGTSDIHLTMVQTVPVTGSLIVTTPQKVALADAEKGLQMFRLPQINVPVLGIVENMAWFTPAELPDNKYFIFGESGGVALAEKHQVPLLGQIPLVQSIRENGDLGTPAILQENTPSAAVFAQLAEELARQVSIRNAVAPKTNIVEMKS; encoded by the coding sequence ATGGCAACCATAACCAAAGAAGACGTCCTCAAGGCCCTGAGCTACGTGGAGGAGCCCGACCTGGGCAAAGACCTCGTGACGCTCAACATGATTGAGGACGTGCAGATCAGCGGCCGCACTATCTCCTTCACGGTAGTACTCACCACGCCCGCCTGCCCCCTCAAGCAGCTCATCCACGATGCCTGCGTGCGCGCCATCCACACCATGGTGGACGCGGAGGCTGAAGTGGTTGTCGTGATGACCTCACGCGTGACGACCATGCGCCAGAACCGCGACCTGCTGCCCGGCGTGAAGAACATCATTGCCATTGCCTCGGGCAAGGGCGGCGTGGGCAAAAGCACTGTGACGGCCAACCTGGCCATTGCCCTGGCCAAATCGGGGGCCAAAGTAGGCCTCGTGGACGCTGATATTTCAGGTCCCTCCATGCCCCTCATGTTTGGGGTGATGGACGAGCGGCCCCACGTGTTTCAGGGCCCCGACGGCAAAAACCTGATTCAGCCTGTTGTAGCCCACGGCGTAAAGCTGATGAGCATTGGCTTCCTGGCCCCGGCCGAGTCGGCCATTGTGTGGCGCGGCCCCATGGCATCGTCGGCCCTCAAGCAGTTCATCACGGAAGTAGACTGGGGCGAGTTGGACTACCTGCTCCTCGACATGCCCCCCGGCACCTCCGACATCCACCTCACCATGGTGCAGACGGTGCCCGTCACCGGTTCGCTCATCGTGACTACGCCCCAAAAAGTAGCCCTGGCCGACGCCGAGAAGGGTTTGCAGATGTTCCGCCTGCCCCAGATCAACGTGCCGGTGCTGGGCATTGTGGAGAACATGGCCTGGTTTACGCCTGCCGAGCTGCCTGACAACAAATACTTCATCTTCGGGGAAAGCGGCGGCGTGGCACTGGCCGAAAAGCACCAGGTGCCGCTGCTGGGCCAGATTCCGCTGGTGCAGAGCATCCGCGAAAACGGTGACTTGGGTACGCCCGCCATCCTGCAGGAGAACACACCTTCTGCTGCCGTATTCGCGCAGCTGGCCGAGGAGCTGGCCCGGCAGGTAAGCATCCGTAATGCCGTGGCGCCCAAAACCAACATCGTGGAAATGAAATCGTAG
- a CDS encoding YitT family protein → MHPPTGITPTPPESAVKPTFRTGLKNLAFIVAGILSAGMGLKGFLLSSHFIDGGATGISMLLSAALGLPLSWGLLLINLPFLALGYRQMGVQFALKSAAAIAGLAACLVLVPYPDVTPDLLITAVFGGVFIGAGIGLAMRGGAVLDGTEILALLINRNTALLKVSDIILIVNIFIFGVAAFVLGVTEALYSILTYVAASKTLDFILTGIEQYTGVTIISEHSEAVREAITTKLGRGVTVYKGESGFGKRGEQREERKIIFTVVTRLELPSLREEIKRLDPNAFIVQHSVDDAVGGMLKRRPLH, encoded by the coding sequence ATGCACCCACCCACAGGAATAACCCCAACACCACCAGAAAGCGCGGTCAAGCCTACTTTTCGCACTGGCCTGAAGAATCTGGCCTTTATCGTGGCTGGTATCCTGTCGGCCGGCATGGGGCTCAAAGGCTTCCTATTGTCGAGCCACTTTATCGACGGAGGGGCCACCGGTATTTCCATGCTGCTCTCGGCCGCGCTGGGGTTGCCGCTGTCCTGGGGGCTGCTGCTCATCAACCTGCCTTTTCTGGCTTTGGGCTACCGGCAGATGGGCGTGCAGTTTGCCCTGAAAAGCGCGGCGGCCATTGCGGGCCTGGCCGCCTGCCTGGTGCTGGTGCCATACCCCGATGTTACCCCCGACCTGCTCATTACCGCCGTGTTCGGGGGCGTGTTCATCGGGGCCGGCATCGGGCTGGCCATGCGCGGCGGGGCCGTGCTCGACGGCACCGAAATTCTGGCGCTGCTCATCAACCGCAACACGGCCCTGCTAAAGGTTAGTGACATCATTCTGATTGTCAATATCTTCATCTTCGGGGTGGCCGCCTTCGTGCTGGGCGTCACCGAGGCGCTGTACTCCATTCTGACTTATGTGGCGGCGTCCAAGACGCTCGATTTCATCCTCACCGGCATCGAGCAGTACACGGGCGTCACCATCATTTCTGAACACAGCGAGGCCGTGCGGGAAGCCATTACCACCAAGCTGGGCCGGGGCGTGACGGTATACAAGGGCGAGAGTGGCTTCGGCAAGCGGGGCGAGCAGCGCGAAGAGCGGAAAATTATTTTCACGGTGGTTACGCGCCTGGAGCTGCCCAGCCTGCGGGAGGAAATCAAGCGCCTGGACCCCAACGCCTTTATCGTGCAGCACAGCGTCGACGATGCCGTGGGCGGCATGCTCAAGCGCCGCCCGCTGCACTAG
- a CDS encoding sensor histidine kinase has translation MPLPRALSFFRWQQLSARTTTLLLQGLLWALLAGFYFAWNNRPNFHFDGPVWPLVALQMGFAILLFNSLVYLIIPRWLLQGRHWRALAGGVALLYAFQLWMYAGSRLAEAYLPLAPDLRQLLHTFYVADFWPSLLSPFRQLSMGMHLLAVLLFPVLISFLAYALVVDRRRLALERDHLRLELSYLKSQINPQFLFNTLGSLHQLTRTRDARAGDVVLHLADLMRYTLYETDTERVLLSRELEFLDDYLALERLRHPEVTVSHEVRGAATIQQLAPLLLHPFLERLFAGLDASALVAHISSRVDVQPQEVTLTLTLTRATAAPLPLTYRTDAAVQAAQRRLALQYPGRHTATLTEEGRHVHVHLHIQL, from the coding sequence ATGCCTCTCCCCCGCGCGCTATCGTTCTTCCGCTGGCAACAGCTTAGCGCCCGCACCACCACGCTGCTGCTGCAAGGGCTGCTGTGGGCGCTGCTGGCGGGCTTCTACTTTGCGTGGAACAACCGCCCCAACTTTCACTTCGACGGGCCGGTATGGCCGCTGGTAGCCCTGCAGATGGGCTTTGCCATCCTGCTTTTCAATAGCCTGGTTTACCTCATTATTCCGCGGTGGCTGCTGCAGGGCCGGCACTGGCGGGCGCTGGCGGGCGGCGTAGCCCTGCTCTACGCCTTTCAGCTCTGGATGTACGCGGGCTCCCGCCTGGCCGAAGCCTACCTGCCGCTGGCCCCCGACCTGCGCCAGTTGCTGCACACGTTCTACGTAGCCGATTTCTGGCCCAGCCTGCTGAGCCCGTTCCGGCAGCTGAGCATGGGGATGCACCTGCTGGCCGTGCTGCTGTTTCCGGTGCTCATCAGCTTTCTGGCCTACGCGCTGGTAGTGGACCGGCGGCGGCTGGCGTTGGAGCGCGACCATCTGCGCCTGGAGCTCAGCTACCTCAAGTCCCAGATCAACCCACAGTTTCTGTTCAACACCCTCGGCAGCCTGCACCAGCTCACCCGTACCCGCGACGCCCGCGCCGGCGACGTAGTGCTGCACCTGGCCGACCTGATGCGCTACACCCTCTACGAAACCGATACGGAGCGGGTACTCCTCAGCCGGGAACTGGAATTTCTGGATGATTACCTGGCCCTGGAGCGCCTGCGCCACCCCGAGGTAACCGTGAGCCACGAAGTGCGGGGCGCGGCTACTATCCAGCAGCTGGCGCCCCTGCTACTACACCCTTTTCTGGAGCGGTTGTTTGCCGGGCTGGATGCTTCTGCGCTAGTCGCGCATATTTCCAGCCGGGTAGACGTGCAGCCGCAGGAAGTCACGCTCACGCTCACGCTCACGCGGGCCACCGCCGCGCCCCTGCCCCTCACCTACCGCACCGATGCCGCCGTGCAGGCCGCCCAGCGTCGCCTGGCGCTGCAGTACCCGGGCCGCCACACGGCCACCCTCACCGAAGAAGGCCGGCACGTTCACGTTCACCTGCACATTCAGCTCTGA
- a CDS encoding NifU family protein, with the protein MTHSAAVENHPLLPRIEQALDTIRPYLAADGGNVRVLGISDDMVLQLELLGACGTCPMSPMTLKAGVEESVKKAVPEIRAVEAINLTPMSAQPAGQTGHPVSPAPVPTPGF; encoded by the coding sequence ATGACGCATTCCGCAGCCGTAGAAAACCATCCGCTCCTGCCTCGCATTGAGCAGGCCCTGGACACCATCCGGCCCTATCTGGCCGCCGACGGGGGCAACGTGCGCGTGCTGGGCATCTCCGACGATATGGTGCTGCAACTGGAGCTGCTGGGCGCCTGTGGCACGTGCCCCATGTCGCCGATGACGCTGAAAGCCGGCGTGGAGGAATCGGTGAAGAAAGCCGTGCCCGAAATACGCGCCGTGGAAGCCATCAACCTCACGCCCATGTCGGCGCAGCCCGCCGGCCAGACCGGCCACCCCGTGTCGCCCGCCCCAGTACCGACGCCCGGGTTTTAA
- a CDS encoding MCP four helix bundle domain-containing protein — translation MPLLSRIHYKAKPIFLFLIVMLTILASSVLEKRLMRDLNTSVSSLYQDRLMPATGLFQLNDLMYAKQQLLAGYLASPAGGGSSTYGGSWPATIRI, via the coding sequence ATGCCTCTACTGTCCCGAATCCACTACAAGGCTAAGCCGATTTTCCTGTTTCTGATCGTGATGCTAACCATCCTGGCCAGCAGCGTGCTGGAAAAGCGGCTGATGCGCGACCTGAACACGTCCGTTTCTTCGCTGTACCAGGATAGATTGATGCCCGCCACGGGTTTGTTTCAGCTCAACGACTTGATGTATGCCAAGCAGCAGCTGCTGGCCGGTTACCTTGCCAGCCCCGCCGGGGGCGGCTCCAGCACGTACGGCGGCAGCTGGCCCGCCACAATCAGGATATAG
- the fahA gene encoding fumarylacetoacetase, producing MANPNDPALHSWIDIAPGSDFPIQNLPFGVFETEERGPRLGVAIGEYVLDLYAVAQFGFFEDLELGPKMPKIFRRRSLNQFISLGRPAWRAVRQRVSELLRHDNAALRSDEVMRACLLRQREVRMLRPIKPHNYTDFYSSIEHATNVGIMFRDPANALLPNWRHIPIGYHGRASSIVVSGTDVRRPNGQRKAPDAPAPTFGPSQQLDFELEMAFVVGRGTQLGDTVPVQHAEEYIFGLVLFNDWSARDIQSWEYVPLGPFLGKSFGSSVSPWVVTLDALEPFRVAGPVQEPEPLLYLRQLDKHNFDINLEVAIQPEAGPETTVSRSNFGLMYWSMAQQLAHHSSNGCNLEVGDLYASGTISGPTPDSLGSMLELAWRGTRPLPLADGSERKFLQDGDRVTMRGYCERNGLRIGFGEVTGKVLPAPQL from the coding sequence ATGGCCAACCCCAACGACCCCGCCCTGCACTCCTGGATTGATATTGCTCCCGGCAGCGACTTTCCAATTCAGAACCTGCCCTTTGGCGTGTTTGAGACGGAGGAGCGCGGGCCGCGCCTGGGCGTGGCCATCGGCGAGTACGTGCTGGATCTGTACGCCGTGGCGCAGTTCGGCTTTTTTGAGGACCTGGAGCTGGGGCCGAAGATGCCGAAGATTTTCCGGCGCCGCTCCCTCAACCAGTTTATCTCCCTGGGCCGACCGGCGTGGCGGGCCGTGCGCCAGCGTGTATCGGAGCTGCTGCGCCACGACAATGCCGCGCTGCGCTCGGATGAGGTGATGCGCGCTTGCCTGCTGCGCCAGCGCGAGGTGCGGATGCTGCGCCCCATCAAGCCCCACAACTACACCGATTTCTACAGCAGCATCGAGCACGCCACCAACGTGGGCATCATGTTCCGCGACCCGGCCAACGCCCTGCTGCCCAACTGGCGCCACATTCCCATTGGCTACCACGGTCGGGCTTCGTCCATTGTGGTGAGCGGCACCGATGTGCGCCGGCCCAACGGGCAGCGCAAAGCCCCCGATGCCCCCGCACCTACCTTCGGCCCTTCGCAGCAGCTGGATTTTGAGCTGGAAATGGCCTTTGTGGTGGGCCGCGGCACCCAGCTCGGCGACACCGTGCCGGTGCAGCACGCCGAGGAGTACATCTTCGGGCTGGTGCTGTTCAACGACTGGAGCGCGCGTGATATTCAGAGCTGGGAGTACGTGCCGCTGGGGCCGTTTTTGGGCAAGAGCTTCGGCAGCAGCGTGTCGCCGTGGGTGGTCACGCTCGATGCGCTGGAGCCTTTCCGGGTGGCCGGCCCCGTGCAGGAACCCGAGCCCCTGCTTTACCTGCGCCAGCTCGACAAGCACAACTTCGACATCAACCTGGAGGTAGCCATCCAGCCCGAAGCCGGGCCCGAAACCACTGTGTCGCGCTCCAACTTTGGGCTGATGTACTGGAGCATGGCCCAGCAGCTGGCTCACCACAGCTCCAACGGCTGCAACCTGGAAGTCGGCGACCTGTACGCCTCCGGCACCATCTCCGGCCCCACCCCCGATTCGCTGGGCTCGATGCTGGAGCTGGCCTGGCGCGGCACCCGCCCCTTGCCCCTGGCCGACGGCTCGGAGCGCAAGTTTCTGCAGGACGGCGACCGGGTGACCATGCGCGGCTACTGCGAGCGGAACGGCCTACGCATCGGCTTTGGGGAAGTAACGGGCAAAGTGCTGCCCGCCCCGCAGCTGTAG